The proteins below are encoded in one region of Drosophila santomea strain STO CAGO 1482 chromosome 3R, Prin_Dsan_1.1, whole genome shotgun sequence:
- the LOC120451549 gene encoding chloride channel protein 2 isoform X2 gives MFNNSHSHQDEYIREYAFEPELLINREDYQRKEERSQKSTSSASSASTPIRQRWDEVIAKQKEQQRQQQSIEIDPPGDDKNQIEIEIEAFYYMYGRYTKDLGEFAKDEARKLKILEKRRKQEDKQRNKELLGKHSTRAKRVSSWIWRHTVARLGEDWVFLALLGIIMALLSFIMDKGISICTNARIWLYRDLTSQPFVQYIAWVSLPVCLILFSAGFVHLIAPQSIGSGIPEMKTILRGVQLKEYLTFKTLVAKVIGLTATLGSGMPLGKEGPFVHIASIVAQLLSKLVTSFQGIYENESRNSEMLAAACAVGVGACFAAPVGGVLFSIEVTTTYFAVRNYWRGFFAAVCGATVFRLLAVWFQNADTVRALFLTNFTTEFPFDPQELFVFALIGLVCGLGGASYVWVHRRYVLFMRSNKRMNKFLQKNRFLYPGFLALLVSSISFPLGTGQFLAGELSTHEQVTQLFSNFTWSRDDLTVEQAAVVTHWMTSYTSVFGNLVIYTLFTFVFSIIASTIPVPSGMFIPVFKIGAGFGRLVGEFMAVTFPHGVRYGGRLSPIMPGGYAVVGAAAFSGSVTHTVSVAVIIFEMTGQITHVVPVMIAVLVANAVAALLQPSIYDSIILIKKLPYLPDLLPSSSGMYSIFVEDFMVRDVKYIWHGISYQKLKEVLKLNKTLRSLPLVDSPDNMILLGSVQRYELIKMIEKHIGREKRMEVAQKWQKEAQERALEEEKKKQEVELKMRRPSRFEVLPAPDILSLRQIANDEMLPPKKRAETMHSSLAPRKSILKKTNSFNLKTYAQPMGHSPSITPYTTITGNSEFRIRSAFEAIFKKSTTLQDVQPDPETGSISPAASHHEVEVPRTPSTPGVSKKVQLPAQSNWDFVTDQIMLQVNPISTESTKMPAEKDSTDIALSNSGDSSTQSPSIKFKANKVADVNRSPQAGKRCTKIRFANEVGVNGSPTRTKCKIKPENELGYSIEDVDETTNPESLAESIQKTKSVRLPRERVIDMSPEDQKQWELEEMLKPIDLQKANVHIDPSPFQLVERTSILKVHSLFSMVGINHAYVTKIGRLVGVVGLKELRKAIEDINSNSFVPPTRDEDADEKPAVEKPLLSTNSSDKAVDMTVTSMDSALSNSENCSDIEMEHIKHTDKGTVTLTMPPQESKQSSSADTKNTENGNHA, from the exons ATGTTTAACAACAGCCACTCGCACCAGGATGAGTACATTCGCGAATACGCCTTCGAGCCGGAGCTGCTGATCAATCGCGAGGACTACCAGCGCAAGGAGGAGCGCTCCCAGAAGTCCACATCCTCCGCATCCTCCGCCTCCACGCCCATCCGCCAGCGCTGGGATGAGGTCATTGCCAAACAGAAGGAGCAGCAACGCCAGCAACAGAGCATCGAGATCGATCCGCCCGGCGATGATAAGAACCagatcgagatcgagatcgagGCGTTCTACTAT ATGTATGGTCGCTATACCAAAGATCTAGGAGAATTTGCCAAGGATGAAGCCAGAAAGCTCAAAATACTCGAAAAGCGACGAAAGCAGGAAGATAAGCAAAGGAATaag GAACTGCTGGGCAAACACTCGACCCGGGCGAAGCGGGTGTCATCATGGATCTGGAGGCACACGGTGGCCCGGCTGGGCGAGGATTGGGTCTTCCTCGCGCTGCTGGGCATCATTATGGCCCTGCTCTCGTTCATCATGGACAAGGGCATATCCATATGTACAAACG CGCGAATTTGGCTGTATCGCGACCTGACGTCACAGCCTTTTGTTCAGTACATCGCATGGGTCTCACTGCCGGTCTGTTTGATATTGTTCTCAGCCGGCTTTGTCCATCTCATCGCACCGCAAAGTATAG GTTCTGGTATACCCGAAATGAAGACCATACTGCGCGGCGTTCAATTGAAAGAGTATCTCACATTTAAGACACTGGTGGCCAAGGTAATTGGTTTAACGGCAACTCTGGGCAGCGGTATGCCATTAGGAAAGGAA GGTCCTTTCGTACATATAGCAAGTATTGTAGCACAATTATTAAGTAAACTTGTCACATCATTCCAAGGCATATATGAGAATGAGTCGCGTAACTCTGAAATGTTGGCGGCCGCCTGTGCCGTCGGTGTGGGCGCCTGTTTTGCCGCTCCAGTTGGTG GTGTGCTCTTCAGCATAGAGGTCACCACCACGTACTTTGCTGTGCGCAACTACTGGCGCGGTTTCTTCGCCGCTGTGTGCGGCGCCACCGTCTTCCGGCTCCTGGCCGTTTGGTTCCAAAACGCGGACACTGTCCGTGCCCTGTTCCTCACGAACTTCACCACCGAGTTTCCCTTCGATCCTCAGGAGCTGTTCGTCTTCGCCTTGATTGG ACTCGTCTGCGGTTTGGGTGGCGCTTCATACGTGTGGGTCCATCGGCGGTATGTGCTCTTTATGCGATCCAACAAGCGGATGAACAAGTTCCTGCAGAAGAA TCGCTTTCTGTATCCGGGATTCCTGGCACTGCTGGTGTCCAGCATCTCGTTTCCCCTGGGAACCGGACAGTTCCTGGCCGGCGAACTGAGTACCCACGAGCAGGTGACACAGCTATTCAGCAATTTCACGTGGTCACGAGATGATCTTACTGTGGAGCAGGCGGCTGTGGTTACCCACTGGATGACCAGTTACACCAGCGTCTTTGGCAACCTTGTCATCTACACCCTCTTTACG TTCGTGTTCTCCATTATCGCTTCCACGATACCAGTGCCGTCGGGCATGTTCATTCCGGTTTTCAAGATCGGTGCCGGCTTTGGTCGGCTGGTGGGCGAGTTCATGGCGGTGACATTTCCCCACGGCGTCCGGTATGGCGGTCGACTGTCGCCCATCATGCCCGGAGGCTATGCCGTCGTCGGAGCGGCCGCCTTCTCTGGATCCGTGACGCACACGGTCTCTGTGGCCGTAATCATTTTCGAGATGACCGGTCAGATTACGCACGTGGTGCCCGTGATGATTGCCGTGCTGGTGGCCAATGCCGTGGCGGCACTGCTCCAACCGTCGATATACGACAGTATTATATTGATTAAGAAGCTGCCCTATCTGCCGGATCTGCTGCCCTCCAGTTCTGGCATGTACAGCATATTCGTGGAGGACTTTATGGTGCGGGATGTGAAGTACATATGGCACGGCATCTCCTATCAGAAGCTCAAAGAAGTCCTCAAGCTGAACAAGACGCTGAGATCCCTGCCACTGGTGGACAGTCCGGATAACATGATCCTGCTGGGATCCGTGCAGCGGTACGAGCTAATCAAAATGATCGAGAAGCACATCGGACGCGAGAAGCGCATGGAGGTGGCCCAGAAGTGGCAAAAGGAGGCTCAGGAGCGAGCCCTCGAGGAGGAGAAGAAGAAACAGGAGGTGGAGCTAAAGATGCGGCGTCCATCGCGATTCGAGGTCCTGCCAGCTCCGGATATACTCAGTTTACGGCAGATTGCCAACGACGAAATGCTGCCGCCCAAGAAAAGGGCGGAGACCATGCACAGTTCGCTGGCGCCCAGGAAGTCCATTCTAAAGAAGACCAACTCCTTCAACCTGAAGACCTACGCCCAGCCCATGGGACACAGTCCCAGCATCACGCCCTACACCACAATCACCGGCAATTCCGAGTTCCGCATTCGCTCGGCCTTCGAGGCCATCTTCAAGAAGTCCACCACGCTTCAGGACGTCCAGCCGGATCCGGAAACGGGCTCCATCTCTCCGGCTGCCAGCCACCACGAGGTGGAGGTGCCTCGAACTCCTAGTACTCCCGGTGTTTCCAAAAAGGTTCAGCTG CCTGCACAAAGTAATTGGGATTTTGTAACCGATCAAATTATGCTG CAAGTAAACCCTATTTCAACGGAATCAACAAAAATG CCTGCCGAGAAGGATAGCACGGATATAGCATTATCGAATAGTGGAGATAGTTCGACGCAGTCACCGAGCATTAAATTCAAAGCAAATAAAGTTGCAGATGTAAATAGATCTCCTCAGGCGGGAAAAAGGTGCACGAAAATACGATTTGCCAATGAAGTTGGAGTAAATGGTTCGCCAACTCGAAcgaaatgtaaaataaaaccGGAAAATGAATTGGGTTACTCTATCGAAGATGTGGATGAAACAACAAATCCAGAATCGCTTGCTGAG AGCATTCAAAAGACGAAGTCAGTGCGATTG CCCAGGGAACGTGTTATTGACATGTCGCCGGAGGATCAGAAGCAATgggagctggaggagatgtTGAAGCCCATCGATCTGCAAAAGGCCAATGTGCACATAGATCCCTCGCCATTTCAGCTGGTGGAACGCACCTCCATACTCAAGGTTCACTCGCTGTTTTCTATGGTGGGCATTAACCACGCCTATGTCACCAAAATCGGAAGGCTTGTGGGCGTTGTGGGACTCAAAGAA TTGCGAAAAGCCATCGAGGACATTAATAGCAATAGTTTCGTACCACCGACACGAgatgaggatgcggatgagaAGCCAGCGGTGGAGAAACCCCTGCTGTCGACGAACTCTAGTGATAAGGCCGTGGACATGACCGTCACCTCGATGGACTCGGCACTATCCAATTCCGAGAACTGCTCGGACATTGAAATGGAGCACATAAAGCACACGGATAAGGGCACAGTCACGCTCACCATGCCGCCACAGGAATCTAAGCAAAGTTCATCGGCGGACACAAAGAACACAGAAAACGGCAATCATGCTTGA
- the LOC120451549 gene encoding chloride channel protein 2 isoform X1 translates to MVYFGDRQRDRNRDRSNQKVERIIHDEEFGEENVELVDSEWADFEKFICQLRKRRNSAMSMEEELRHVQRHPKIKSHAFYPCPPPAENARDSDSSDEDDPIGYIDTLMYGRYTKDLGEFAKDEARKLKILEKRRKQEDKQRNKELLGKHSTRAKRVSSWIWRHTVARLGEDWVFLALLGIIMALLSFIMDKGISICTNARIWLYRDLTSQPFVQYIAWVSLPVCLILFSAGFVHLIAPQSIGSGIPEMKTILRGVQLKEYLTFKTLVAKVIGLTATLGSGMPLGKEGPFVHIASIVAQLLSKLVTSFQGIYENESRNSEMLAAACAVGVGACFAAPVGGVLFSIEVTTTYFAVRNYWRGFFAAVCGATVFRLLAVWFQNADTVRALFLTNFTTEFPFDPQELFVFALIGLVCGLGGASYVWVHRRYVLFMRSNKRMNKFLQKNRFLYPGFLALLVSSISFPLGTGQFLAGELSTHEQVTQLFSNFTWSRDDLTVEQAAVVTHWMTSYTSVFGNLVIYTLFTFVFSIIASTIPVPSGMFIPVFKIGAGFGRLVGEFMAVTFPHGVRYGGRLSPIMPGGYAVVGAAAFSGSVTHTVSVAVIIFEMTGQITHVVPVMIAVLVANAVAALLQPSIYDSIILIKKLPYLPDLLPSSSGMYSIFVEDFMVRDVKYIWHGISYQKLKEVLKLNKTLRSLPLVDSPDNMILLGSVQRYELIKMIEKHIGREKRMEVAQKWQKEAQERALEEEKKKQEVELKMRRPSRFEVLPAPDILSLRQIANDEMLPPKKRAETMHSSLAPRKSILKKTNSFNLKTYAQPMGHSPSITPYTTITGNSEFRIRSAFEAIFKKSTTLQDVQPDPETGSISPAASHHEVEVPRTPSTPGVSKKVQLPAQSNWDFVTDQIMLQVNPISTESTKMPAEKDSTDIALSNSGDSSTQSPSIKFKANKVADVNRSPQAGKRCTKIRFANEVGVNGSPTRTKCKIKPENELGYSIEDVDETTNPESLAESIQKTKSVRLPRERVIDMSPEDQKQWELEEMLKPIDLQKANVHIDPSPFQLVERTSILKVHSLFSMVGINHAYVTKIGRLVGVVGLKELRKAIEDINSNSFVPPTRDEDADEKPAVEKPLLSTNSSDKAVDMTVTSMDSALSNSENCSDIEMEHIKHTDKGTVTLTMPPQESKQSSSADTKNTENGNHA, encoded by the exons ATGTATGGTCGCTATACCAAAGATCTAGGAGAATTTGCCAAGGATGAAGCCAGAAAGCTCAAAATACTCGAAAAGCGACGAAAGCAGGAAGATAAGCAAAGGAATaag GAACTGCTGGGCAAACACTCGACCCGGGCGAAGCGGGTGTCATCATGGATCTGGAGGCACACGGTGGCCCGGCTGGGCGAGGATTGGGTCTTCCTCGCGCTGCTGGGCATCATTATGGCCCTGCTCTCGTTCATCATGGACAAGGGCATATCCATATGTACAAACG CGCGAATTTGGCTGTATCGCGACCTGACGTCACAGCCTTTTGTTCAGTACATCGCATGGGTCTCACTGCCGGTCTGTTTGATATTGTTCTCAGCCGGCTTTGTCCATCTCATCGCACCGCAAAGTATAG GTTCTGGTATACCCGAAATGAAGACCATACTGCGCGGCGTTCAATTGAAAGAGTATCTCACATTTAAGACACTGGTGGCCAAGGTAATTGGTTTAACGGCAACTCTGGGCAGCGGTATGCCATTAGGAAAGGAA GGTCCTTTCGTACATATAGCAAGTATTGTAGCACAATTATTAAGTAAACTTGTCACATCATTCCAAGGCATATATGAGAATGAGTCGCGTAACTCTGAAATGTTGGCGGCCGCCTGTGCCGTCGGTGTGGGCGCCTGTTTTGCCGCTCCAGTTGGTG GTGTGCTCTTCAGCATAGAGGTCACCACCACGTACTTTGCTGTGCGCAACTACTGGCGCGGTTTCTTCGCCGCTGTGTGCGGCGCCACCGTCTTCCGGCTCCTGGCCGTTTGGTTCCAAAACGCGGACACTGTCCGTGCCCTGTTCCTCACGAACTTCACCACCGAGTTTCCCTTCGATCCTCAGGAGCTGTTCGTCTTCGCCTTGATTGG ACTCGTCTGCGGTTTGGGTGGCGCTTCATACGTGTGGGTCCATCGGCGGTATGTGCTCTTTATGCGATCCAACAAGCGGATGAACAAGTTCCTGCAGAAGAA TCGCTTTCTGTATCCGGGATTCCTGGCACTGCTGGTGTCCAGCATCTCGTTTCCCCTGGGAACCGGACAGTTCCTGGCCGGCGAACTGAGTACCCACGAGCAGGTGACACAGCTATTCAGCAATTTCACGTGGTCACGAGATGATCTTACTGTGGAGCAGGCGGCTGTGGTTACCCACTGGATGACCAGTTACACCAGCGTCTTTGGCAACCTTGTCATCTACACCCTCTTTACG TTCGTGTTCTCCATTATCGCTTCCACGATACCAGTGCCGTCGGGCATGTTCATTCCGGTTTTCAAGATCGGTGCCGGCTTTGGTCGGCTGGTGGGCGAGTTCATGGCGGTGACATTTCCCCACGGCGTCCGGTATGGCGGTCGACTGTCGCCCATCATGCCCGGAGGCTATGCCGTCGTCGGAGCGGCCGCCTTCTCTGGATCCGTGACGCACACGGTCTCTGTGGCCGTAATCATTTTCGAGATGACCGGTCAGATTACGCACGTGGTGCCCGTGATGATTGCCGTGCTGGTGGCCAATGCCGTGGCGGCACTGCTCCAACCGTCGATATACGACAGTATTATATTGATTAAGAAGCTGCCCTATCTGCCGGATCTGCTGCCCTCCAGTTCTGGCATGTACAGCATATTCGTGGAGGACTTTATGGTGCGGGATGTGAAGTACATATGGCACGGCATCTCCTATCAGAAGCTCAAAGAAGTCCTCAAGCTGAACAAGACGCTGAGATCCCTGCCACTGGTGGACAGTCCGGATAACATGATCCTGCTGGGATCCGTGCAGCGGTACGAGCTAATCAAAATGATCGAGAAGCACATCGGACGCGAGAAGCGCATGGAGGTGGCCCAGAAGTGGCAAAAGGAGGCTCAGGAGCGAGCCCTCGAGGAGGAGAAGAAGAAACAGGAGGTGGAGCTAAAGATGCGGCGTCCATCGCGATTCGAGGTCCTGCCAGCTCCGGATATACTCAGTTTACGGCAGATTGCCAACGACGAAATGCTGCCGCCCAAGAAAAGGGCGGAGACCATGCACAGTTCGCTGGCGCCCAGGAAGTCCATTCTAAAGAAGACCAACTCCTTCAACCTGAAGACCTACGCCCAGCCCATGGGACACAGTCCCAGCATCACGCCCTACACCACAATCACCGGCAATTCCGAGTTCCGCATTCGCTCGGCCTTCGAGGCCATCTTCAAGAAGTCCACCACGCTTCAGGACGTCCAGCCGGATCCGGAAACGGGCTCCATCTCTCCGGCTGCCAGCCACCACGAGGTGGAGGTGCCTCGAACTCCTAGTACTCCCGGTGTTTCCAAAAAGGTTCAGCTG CCTGCACAAAGTAATTGGGATTTTGTAACCGATCAAATTATGCTG CAAGTAAACCCTATTTCAACGGAATCAACAAAAATG CCTGCCGAGAAGGATAGCACGGATATAGCATTATCGAATAGTGGAGATAGTTCGACGCAGTCACCGAGCATTAAATTCAAAGCAAATAAAGTTGCAGATGTAAATAGATCTCCTCAGGCGGGAAAAAGGTGCACGAAAATACGATTTGCCAATGAAGTTGGAGTAAATGGTTCGCCAACTCGAAcgaaatgtaaaataaaaccGGAAAATGAATTGGGTTACTCTATCGAAGATGTGGATGAAACAACAAATCCAGAATCGCTTGCTGAG AGCATTCAAAAGACGAAGTCAGTGCGATTG CCCAGGGAACGTGTTATTGACATGTCGCCGGAGGATCAGAAGCAATgggagctggaggagatgtTGAAGCCCATCGATCTGCAAAAGGCCAATGTGCACATAGATCCCTCGCCATTTCAGCTGGTGGAACGCACCTCCATACTCAAGGTTCACTCGCTGTTTTCTATGGTGGGCATTAACCACGCCTATGTCACCAAAATCGGAAGGCTTGTGGGCGTTGTGGGACTCAAAGAA TTGCGAAAAGCCATCGAGGACATTAATAGCAATAGTTTCGTACCACCGACACGAgatgaggatgcggatgagaAGCCAGCGGTGGAGAAACCCCTGCTGTCGACGAACTCTAGTGATAAGGCCGTGGACATGACCGTCACCTCGATGGACTCGGCACTATCCAATTCCGAGAACTGCTCGGACATTGAAATGGAGCACATAAAGCACACGGATAAGGGCACAGTCACGCTCACCATGCCGCCACAGGAATCTAAGCAAAGTTCATCGGCGGACACAAAGAACACAGAAAACGGCAATCATGCTTGA
- the LOC120451549 gene encoding chloride channel protein 2 isoform X7, with protein MFNNSHSHQDEYIREYAFEPELLINREDYQRKEERSQKSTSSASSASTPIRQRWDEVIAKQKEQQRQQQSIEIDPPGDDKNQIEIEIEAFYYMYGRYTKDLGEFAKDEARKLKILEKRRKQEDKQRNKELLGKHSTRAKRVSSWIWRHTVARLGEDWVFLALLGIIMALLSFIMDKGISICTNARIWLYRDLTSQPFVQYIAWVSLPVCLILFSAGFVHLIAPQSIGSGIPEMKTILRGVQLKEYLTFKTLVAKVIGLTATLGSGMPLGKEGPFVHIASIVAQLLSKLVTSFQGIYENESRNSEMLAAACAVGVGACFAAPVGGVLFSIEVTTTYFAVRNYWRGFFAAVCGATVFRLLAVWFQNADTVRALFLTNFTTEFPFDPQELFVFALIGLVCGLGGASYVWVHRRYVLFMRSNKRMNKFLQKNRFLYPGFLALLVSSISFPLGTGQFLAGELSTHEQVTQLFSNFTWSRDDLTVEQAAVVTHWMTSYTSVFGNLVIYTLFTFVFSIIASTIPVPSGMFIPVFKIGAGFGRLVGEFMAVTFPHGVRYGGRLSPIMPGGYAVVGAAAFSGSVTHTVSVAVIIFEMTGQITHVVPVMIAVLVANAVAALLQPSIYDSIILIKKLPYLPDLLPSSSGMYSIFVEDFMVRDVKYIWHGISYQKLKEVLKLNKTLRSLPLVDSPDNMILLGSVQRYELIKMIEKHIGREKRMEVAQKWQKEAQERALEEEKKKQEVELKMRRPSRFEVLPAPDILSLRQIANDEMLPPKKRAETMHSSLAPRKSILKKTNSFNLKTYAQPMGHSPSITPYTTITGNSEFRIRSAFEAIFKKSTTLQDVQPDPETGSISPAASHHEVEVPRTPSTPGVSKKVQLPRERVIDMSPEDQKQWELEEMLKPIDLQKANVHIDPSPFQLVERTSILKVHSLFSMVGINHAYVTKIGRLVGVVGLKELRKAIEDINSNSFVPPTRDEDADEKPAVEKPLLSTNSSDKAVDMTVTSMDSALSNSENCSDIEMEHIKHTDKGTVTLTMPPQESKQSSSADTKNTENGNHA; from the exons ATGTTTAACAACAGCCACTCGCACCAGGATGAGTACATTCGCGAATACGCCTTCGAGCCGGAGCTGCTGATCAATCGCGAGGACTACCAGCGCAAGGAGGAGCGCTCCCAGAAGTCCACATCCTCCGCATCCTCCGCCTCCACGCCCATCCGCCAGCGCTGGGATGAGGTCATTGCCAAACAGAAGGAGCAGCAACGCCAGCAACAGAGCATCGAGATCGATCCGCCCGGCGATGATAAGAACCagatcgagatcgagatcgagGCGTTCTACTAT ATGTATGGTCGCTATACCAAAGATCTAGGAGAATTTGCCAAGGATGAAGCCAGAAAGCTCAAAATACTCGAAAAGCGACGAAAGCAGGAAGATAAGCAAAGGAATaag GAACTGCTGGGCAAACACTCGACCCGGGCGAAGCGGGTGTCATCATGGATCTGGAGGCACACGGTGGCCCGGCTGGGCGAGGATTGGGTCTTCCTCGCGCTGCTGGGCATCATTATGGCCCTGCTCTCGTTCATCATGGACAAGGGCATATCCATATGTACAAACG CGCGAATTTGGCTGTATCGCGACCTGACGTCACAGCCTTTTGTTCAGTACATCGCATGGGTCTCACTGCCGGTCTGTTTGATATTGTTCTCAGCCGGCTTTGTCCATCTCATCGCACCGCAAAGTATAG GTTCTGGTATACCCGAAATGAAGACCATACTGCGCGGCGTTCAATTGAAAGAGTATCTCACATTTAAGACACTGGTGGCCAAGGTAATTGGTTTAACGGCAACTCTGGGCAGCGGTATGCCATTAGGAAAGGAA GGTCCTTTCGTACATATAGCAAGTATTGTAGCACAATTATTAAGTAAACTTGTCACATCATTCCAAGGCATATATGAGAATGAGTCGCGTAACTCTGAAATGTTGGCGGCCGCCTGTGCCGTCGGTGTGGGCGCCTGTTTTGCCGCTCCAGTTGGTG GTGTGCTCTTCAGCATAGAGGTCACCACCACGTACTTTGCTGTGCGCAACTACTGGCGCGGTTTCTTCGCCGCTGTGTGCGGCGCCACCGTCTTCCGGCTCCTGGCCGTTTGGTTCCAAAACGCGGACACTGTCCGTGCCCTGTTCCTCACGAACTTCACCACCGAGTTTCCCTTCGATCCTCAGGAGCTGTTCGTCTTCGCCTTGATTGG ACTCGTCTGCGGTTTGGGTGGCGCTTCATACGTGTGGGTCCATCGGCGGTATGTGCTCTTTATGCGATCCAACAAGCGGATGAACAAGTTCCTGCAGAAGAA TCGCTTTCTGTATCCGGGATTCCTGGCACTGCTGGTGTCCAGCATCTCGTTTCCCCTGGGAACCGGACAGTTCCTGGCCGGCGAACTGAGTACCCACGAGCAGGTGACACAGCTATTCAGCAATTTCACGTGGTCACGAGATGATCTTACTGTGGAGCAGGCGGCTGTGGTTACCCACTGGATGACCAGTTACACCAGCGTCTTTGGCAACCTTGTCATCTACACCCTCTTTACG TTCGTGTTCTCCATTATCGCTTCCACGATACCAGTGCCGTCGGGCATGTTCATTCCGGTTTTCAAGATCGGTGCCGGCTTTGGTCGGCTGGTGGGCGAGTTCATGGCGGTGACATTTCCCCACGGCGTCCGGTATGGCGGTCGACTGTCGCCCATCATGCCCGGAGGCTATGCCGTCGTCGGAGCGGCCGCCTTCTCTGGATCCGTGACGCACACGGTCTCTGTGGCCGTAATCATTTTCGAGATGACCGGTCAGATTACGCACGTGGTGCCCGTGATGATTGCCGTGCTGGTGGCCAATGCCGTGGCGGCACTGCTCCAACCGTCGATATACGACAGTATTATATTGATTAAGAAGCTGCCCTATCTGCCGGATCTGCTGCCCTCCAGTTCTGGCATGTACAGCATATTCGTGGAGGACTTTATGGTGCGGGATGTGAAGTACATATGGCACGGCATCTCCTATCAGAAGCTCAAAGAAGTCCTCAAGCTGAACAAGACGCTGAGATCCCTGCCACTGGTGGACAGTCCGGATAACATGATCCTGCTGGGATCCGTGCAGCGGTACGAGCTAATCAAAATGATCGAGAAGCACATCGGACGCGAGAAGCGCATGGAGGTGGCCCAGAAGTGGCAAAAGGAGGCTCAGGAGCGAGCCCTCGAGGAGGAGAAGAAGAAACAGGAGGTGGAGCTAAAGATGCGGCGTCCATCGCGATTCGAGGTCCTGCCAGCTCCGGATATACTCAGTTTACGGCAGATTGCCAACGACGAAATGCTGCCGCCCAAGAAAAGGGCGGAGACCATGCACAGTTCGCTGGCGCCCAGGAAGTCCATTCTAAAGAAGACCAACTCCTTCAACCTGAAGACCTACGCCCAGCCCATGGGACACAGTCCCAGCATCACGCCCTACACCACAATCACCGGCAATTCCGAGTTCCGCATTCGCTCGGCCTTCGAGGCCATCTTCAAGAAGTCCACCACGCTTCAGGACGTCCAGCCGGATCCGGAAACGGGCTCCATCTCTCCGGCTGCCAGCCACCACGAGGTGGAGGTGCCTCGAACTCCTAGTACTCCCGGTGTTTCCAAAAAGGTTCAGCTG CCCAGGGAACGTGTTATTGACATGTCGCCGGAGGATCAGAAGCAATgggagctggaggagatgtTGAAGCCCATCGATCTGCAAAAGGCCAATGTGCACATAGATCCCTCGCCATTTCAGCTGGTGGAACGCACCTCCATACTCAAGGTTCACTCGCTGTTTTCTATGGTGGGCATTAACCACGCCTATGTCACCAAAATCGGAAGGCTTGTGGGCGTTGTGGGACTCAAAGAA TTGCGAAAAGCCATCGAGGACATTAATAGCAATAGTTTCGTACCACCGACACGAgatgaggatgcggatgagaAGCCAGCGGTGGAGAAACCCCTGCTGTCGACGAACTCTAGTGATAAGGCCGTGGACATGACCGTCACCTCGATGGACTCGGCACTATCCAATTCCGAGAACTGCTCGGACATTGAAATGGAGCACATAAAGCACACGGATAAGGGCACAGTCACGCTCACCATGCCGCCACAGGAATCTAAGCAAAGTTCATCGGCGGACACAAAGAACACAGAAAACGGCAATCATGCTTGA